The genomic segment GTCCCAACGGCGTTCTGATCGCAAAAACCGTACCGACCTCCGGACGTTTGGCGGCAGGTTCGAACATCGGTGGTTTTGTAGCCGCCTTCTTCCTGCACGGAACATTGTCGGTGCTGGGCATCTCGGTAATCCTGGTGCACTCTTCGGAAGCCTTTTTTGTCGTGAAAATGATCGGTGCCGCGTACCTGATCTGGATCGGGCTGAAAGCTTTGAAGGATGCTTTTTCGGGAAAGATAATTGCTGCGCCTGTGGCACCTGCCAGGCGGCGGCGCACGATGGTCCGGGCATTCGGCGAGGGTTTTCTGACAAATGCGCTGAACCCGAAGGTTTCAATGTTTTATCTTGCTGCTTTCCCGCAGTTTATCCCGGCAGGCGAAGGTGCGGTGGCGGCCGCGTTTTTGCTGGTTGGCCTCCATTCACTGATAAATGTTCTGTGGTTCGGCGCGATGGTTTTTCTGCTCGCCCGGCTCTCGAAAGCGGCGGGCAGTCCCTCTTTTCAGCGCTGGTTGAAAGGCGTGACGGGATTGGTATTCATGGGCTTTGGCCTGAAGTTAGCGACCCTGCGGCCCTAACTGCAGGCATTTTCCGAGAAAGAAAAAAAGCCCGTGTTGGCTCTTGCCAAACCCCAGGGGGCATCTGATATAAGGCGCTCGGGAGGTTGGTGGTGGACGAGCCACTCGCCAACCGGGTCAGGTCCGGAAGGAAGCAGCCCTAACGAGCCTCGGCACGGGTCGCCGTGCCAGCCTCCCACCCTAAAATCAGCGTTATGTTTCGAACACCGCCCGGTCTCGCGCGGTGTTTTTTTGTTTGCGCTTTTCACGATGCGAATGAAACTTCAAAAAACAAAGATTGACAATTTGGTACATTGGTACCAAGGTAGTGTTTATGAGTAAATCTGTTGAACGAATCCAAACGGGCGTTCGTCTCGAAAAGCGGCTCTTGAAGGTATTGAAGGGTCTCGCCGAACATTTGGACCTTTCGCTGGGGGACCTTCTGGAAGGCATGGCGTTGCATTGCTTCGAAAACAAACCGCCGTTTTCCGAAGAGACGCTTCTCAAGATCGAGCAGTTGAAAAGCGTCTACGAGCTCGATCTGGGCGCGTCCGACAGTCATAAATTGAAGGATCAGGCTGATGAAAACTGAGCCGCGGAACTATATCGACTTGACCGATCAATTCGAGGCTCGTGTGCTGGATGCGCAGTCCTTCACACACCGGGATCACATCGGTGTCGCTTGCCAAATGCTTCAAAGATATGACTTCCTGGATGCTGCTGCACGCTATGGCAGTGCGTTGAAGGACATTGCCGCAAAGGCTGGCGCTACCGGCAAGTTCAACACAACGGTGACACTCGCTTTTCTTGGAATTTTGGCTGAACGCATGGAAGTCACCGCCCATGAAAATTTCGATGAGTTTCTGGTTCGGAATCCGGATCTGTTCTCACGATCGCTCATGGACACCTGGTACTCTGGAGAACGTGTTTCGAGCGCGGCGGCCAGGCACGTATTCCTGATGCCCGACAGGTTCAAAGCCAACGCGCCCGCAGCAGGATAATCTCGCTTCGATTTCACAGAAAAACGTTCATAAGCCGTCCCCATTTTTGAAAAAGTCGTTATGGTGCGGCTCATGGATGAGTCAGGTTTTCCCAGCGACGACGCACTGTTGCCCGACACCGCCGGGAGCGCTGCCTCCGGTGAGCAGAACCGGGGCGACGCTTATCGTGTGCTTGCGCGCAAGTACCGACCGGAGACCTTCGAGGATCTGGTCGGGCAGGAACCAATGGTGCAGACGCTGGAAAACGCGTTTGAGACCGGCCGGATTGCGCAGGCGTGGATGCTGACGGGTGTACGCGGTGTCGGCAAGACCACCACCGCCCGCATCCTCGCGCGCGGCCTGAACTACGAATTACCGGGTGAAGTCGACAAGCCGACCGTGAAACTTGAGCGGGAAGGCTCACATTGCCGGGCCATTATGGAAGGCCGCCATGTCGACGTGATCGAGATGGACGCCGCCTCCCACACGGGTATCAATGACATACGCGAAATCATCGATGCGGCGCGGTACCGGCCGGCGACTGCCCGCTACAAGGTCTATATCATCGACGAAGTCCACATGCTGTCCAATGCGGCCTTCAACGGGCTTTTGAAGACGCTGGAAGAGCCGCCGGAACATGTGAAATTCATCTTCGCGACCACCGAAATCCGCAAAGTCCCCATCACGGTACTGTCGCGCTGTCAAAGGTTCGACCTGAGGCGGATCGAGCAATCGAAGCTGATTGGTCTGCTACGCAGGATCTCGGATGCGGAAAACATCCGGATATCCGACGAAGCCCTGCTGCTTATTGCCCGCGCAGGCGAAGGATCTGCACGTGATTCCCTGTCCCTGCTCGATC from the Roseibium sp. HPY-6 genome contains:
- a CDS encoding LysE family translocator — its product is MSLEMLLSFALVAGLLVMSPGPNGVLIAKTVPTSGRLAAGSNIGGFVAAFFLHGTLSVLGISVILVHSSEAFFVVKMIGAAYLIWIGLKALKDAFSGKIIAAPVAPARRRRTMVRAFGEGFLTNALNPKVSMFYLAAFPQFIPAGEGAVAAAFLLVGLHSLINVLWFGAMVFLLARLSKAAGSPSFQRWLKGVTGLVFMGFGLKLATLRP